The Papaver somniferum cultivar HN1 chromosome 3, ASM357369v1, whole genome shotgun sequence genome includes a region encoding these proteins:
- the LOC113356070 gene encoding protein NRT1/ PTR FAMILY 5.10-like, which produces MAVSFAGNDDENEPLMNITSSSNYLTYNDSDTIEGVVDYRGAKVLSFGSKIGGWKSAFPIIGAEFGETIAYYGVASNLISYLTGPLGMSTVAAVANINAWCGMVWMLPLVGAFVADSYLGRYRTIFYSSVIYVLGLGFLTLSAVLNSLISPTKDDAVNGTSSASPPPYLILFFFLSLYLIAIAKAGFKPCAEAFGADQFDERNPEERSSKSSFFNWWYFGLCVGSSISHLVLTYIQDNISWVLGFAIPCICMLLGLLVFVRGMKTYRFSTDDNKENPILRIARVYVASARNWRATSPSTEVEESTRVGADQFKFLDKALIEIPNSDQLGSNQHGTSCSVEQVEDAKIVLRLVPIWIICLVYAMVSAQCSTFFTKQASTVNRKIGHGIQIPPAALLSVMSLSIIIFIPLYDRYFVPLTRVLTQKENGITMLQRIGCGIFLSTLAMVLAALVERKRLQTVVDFGLTDKPNEIIPMSFAWLVPQYILLGIAEVFAMIGLQEFFYDQVPDDLRSMGLSLYLSIFGIGNFLSSFLIYGIDKFSRGSSQGTWFPDNLNRAHLDYFYWFLAGLSALNLVVYMYISKLYLYKRAATFM; this is translated from the exons ATGGCAGTATCATTCGCAGGAAATGATGATGAGAATGAACCTTTGATGAATATCACTTCAAGTAGTAACTATCTGACCTATAATGACTCTGATACAATCGAAGGTGTAGTTGATTACAGAGGAGCCAAAGTACTGAGTTTCGGATCAAAAATTGGTGGTTGGAAATCAGCTTTTCCCATAATTGGAGCTGAATTTGGAGAGACTATAGCTTACTATGGAGTAGCTTCAAATCTCATCAGTTATTTAACTGGTCCTTTAGGCATGTCCACTGTTGCAGCTGTAGCTAATATCAACGCTTGGTGTGGTATGGTATGGATGCTTCCACTTGTTGGAGCCTTTGTTGCAGATTCTTATCTTGGTCGGTATCGTACCATCTTCTACTCTTCTGTAATCTATGTACTG GGACTAGGATTTCTAACTCTATCAGCAGTTCTAAATTCTCTCATCAGCCCCACCAAAGACGACGCAGTGAATGGAACCTCTTCTGCTTCTCCTCCTCCTTATTTAATCctgtttttctttttatcattGTACCTAATTGCAATTGCCAAGGCTGGATTTAAGCCGTGCGCAGAAGCTTTTGGTGCCGATCAATTTGATGAACGTAATCCGGAAGAGAGATCATCAAAAAGCTCATTCTTCAATTGGTGGTATTTTGGATTATGTGTTGGTAGTAGCATTTCTCATCTGGTCTTGACCTACATTCAAGATAACATAAGCTGGGTTCTCGGTTTCGCCATTCCTTGCATCTGTATGCTCCTTGGGCTCTTAGTTTTTGTACGCGGAATGAAAACTTACCGGTTTAGCACAGATGATAACAAAGAAAACCCCATTTTAAGAATAGCCAGAGTATACGTTGCATCTGCAAGGAATTGGAGAGCTACTTCCCCTAGTACCGAAGTGGAGGAAAGCACTCGTGTTGGCGCTGACCAGTTCAA GTTTCTGGACAAGGCATTGATCGAAATACCAAACTCGGATCAACTAGGTTCAAACCAACATGGCACGTCATGTAGTGTTGAGCAGGTTGAAGATGCGAAAATAGTTCTACGCTTGGTTCCTATATGGATTATATGTTTAGTATATGCAATGGTATCTGCTCAATGCTCAACTTTCTTCACAAAGCAGGCAAGCACCGTGAACAGAAAAATAGGACATGGCATCCAGATACCACCTGCAGCCCTTTTAAGCGTCATGTCTTTATCAATCATTATTTTCATTCCACTTTATGACCGATATTTTGTTCCTTTAACTCGAGTTTTAACCCAAAAAGAAAATGGCATAACAATGCTCCAGAGAATTGGTTGCGGCATATTTCTATCTACATTGGCAATGGTTCTAGCCGCTTTAGTTGAAAGGAAGAGACTCCAAACTGTTGTTGATTTCGGATTAACAGACAAGCCGAATGAAATAATTCCTATGAGTTTCGCGTGGTTGGTTCCTCAATATATTCTGCTTGGTATAGCTGAAGTTTTCGCCATGATTGGCTTGCAAGAATTCTTTTACGATCAAGTGCCAGACGACTTGAGAAGTATGGGCCTTTCCTTGTACTTGAGCATTTTTGGCATAGGGAACTTTCTTAGTAGCTTTCTCATCTATGGTATTGACAAATTCTCTCGTGGGAGCAGTCAAGGCACCTGGTTTCCTGATAATCTAAATCGAGCTCATCTCGATTATTTTTATTGGTTCCTAGCTGGACTTAGCGCGTTAAACTTAGTTGTTTACATGTATATTTCAAAGCTTTATCTCTACAAAAGAGCAGCAACTTTCATGTGA